From a single Nothobranchius furzeri strain GRZ-AD chromosome 7, NfurGRZ-RIMD1, whole genome shotgun sequence genomic region:
- the chmp5b gene encoding charged multivesicular body protein 5, with the protein MNRIFGRGKAKGPPPNLTDCIGSVDSRADSIDKKIARLDAELVKYKDQMKKMRDGPSKNMVKQKAMRVLKQKRMYESQRDNLMQQSFNMEQANYTIQNLKDTKTTVDAMKVGLKDMKKAYKNVKIDKIEDIHDQLEDMMEDANEIQEVMSRSYGTPEIDDDDLEAELDALGDELLLDDDSSYLDEAATAPSIPEGVPGDKSTNRDGVLVDEFGLPQIPAT; encoded by the exons ATGAATCGTATCTTTGGCAGAGGTAAAGCCAAAGGCCCGCCACCCAACTTGACGGACTGTATAGGAAGC GTTGATTCTCGGGCAGACTCCATTGACAAGAAAATCGCCAGACTAGATGCTGAACTTGTCAAATACAAAGATCAGATGAAAAAGATGAGAGATGGGCCTTCAAAG AACATGGTGAAGCAAAAGGCAATGAGGGTCCTGAAGCAGAAGAGGAT GTATGAAAGCCAGAGGGATAATCTCATGCAGCAGTCGTTCAACATGGAACAAGCAAACTACACAATCCAAAACCTCAAAGACACTAAAACCACA GTTGACGCCATGAAGGTTGGCCTCAAAGACATGAAGAAGGCATACAAGAATGTGAAAATCGATAAGATTGAG GATATTCATGATCAGCTGGAGGACATGATGGAGGACGCCAATGAGATCCAGGAGGTCATGAGCAGAAGTTATGGCACTCCTGAAATCGACGACGATGACCTGGAAGCAG AGCTAGATGCTCTGGGAGACGAGCTCCTGCTGGATGACGACAGCTCCTACTTGGACGAAGCTGCCACCGCTCCTTCCATCCCAGAGGGCGTTCCCGGTGACAAGTCAACCAATAGG gaTGGCGTGTTGGTAGACGAGTTTGGCCTTCCTCAGATTCCTGCTACATAA
- the LOC107382524 gene encoding delta-type opioid receptor, with translation MENTPVEIFKEENRCLSTPLEDCPVNSSVWGSGAPDSRNVTRDNEEWEQESMSPIIPIITAVYSVVFVVGLLGNCLVMYVIIRYTKMKTATNIYIFNLALADALVTTTMPFQSTDYLLNTWPFGEVVCKVFISIDYYNMFTSIFTLTMMSVDRYVAVCHPVKALDFRTPIKAKMINVCIWILSSAAGIPAFVLGGTQTNSDITECALQFPEPYGYWDTMMKICVFVFAFVVPVLIITVCYSLMVLRLKSVRMLSGSREKDRNLRRITRLVVVVVAVFVVCWTPIHIFILVKALVNVPETTAIMAAYFFCVALGYTNSSLNPVLYAFLDENFKRCFKDFCLSAKLKGDKVSGSKKIPNSVRAAAVPLENPDGTSKPT, from the exons ATGGAAAACACTCCAGTAGAAATCTTTAAAGAAGAAAATAGGTGCCTGTCCACTCCGTTGGAGGACTGTCCGGTAAATTCTTCTGTTTGGGGATCGGGAGCCCCGGACAGCCGAAATGTGACCCGCGATAATGAAGAATGGGAGCAAGAGAGCATGTCCCCCATCATCCCCATCATCACTGCGGTGTACTCCGTGGTCTTTGTGGTTGGCTTATTGGGCAACTGCCTGGTCATGTATGTCATCATCAG GTACACAAAGATGAAGACGGCCACCAATATTTACATCTTCAACTTAGCACTCGCTGACGCCCTTGTCACCACCACCATGCCCTTCCAGAGCACAGACTACCTACTGAACACCTGGCCCTTTGGTGAGGTGGTCTGCAAGGTCTTCATCTCCATCGACTACTACAACATGTTCACCAGCATCTTCACGCTCACCATGATGAGCGTGGATCGATACGTGGCTGTGTGTCACCCCGTGAAAGCCCTGGATTTTCGGACTCCCATCAAAGCCAAGATGATCAACGTCTGCATCTGGATCTTGTCCTCAGCAGCAGGGATACCTGCTTTTGTTCTGGGAGGCACGCAGACCAACAGCG ACATCACTGAATGTGCCTTACAGTTCCCAGAACCTTATGGCTACTGGGACACGATGATGaagatttgtgtgtttgtgtttgcctTCGTCGTGCCTGTGCTCATCATCACCGTGTGCTACTCCCTCATGGTTTTGAGGCTGAAGAGCGTCCGGATGTTGTCCGGATCACGGGAGAAGGACCGCAACCTGCGGCGCATCACACGGCTGGTGGTGGTCGTGGTGGCTGTGTTTGTGGTCTGTTGGACGCCCATTCACATTTTCATCCTGGTCAAAGCACTGGTGAACGTGCCTGAAACCACCGCCATTATGGCTGCGTACTTCTTCTGCGTGGCTCTGGGCTACACCAACAGCAGCCTCAATCCTGTCCTCTACGCCTTTTTGGATGAGAATTTCAAACGCTGCTTCAAAGACTTCTGCCTCTCAGCCAAACTGAAGGGGGACAAGGTGTCAGGGAGCAAGAAGATCCCCAACTCTGTTCGGGCAGCCGCTGTTCCCCTAGAGAACCCAGACGGGACTAGTAAACCAACATGA